One Mycolicibacterium fluoranthenivorans DNA segment encodes these proteins:
- a CDS encoding MFS transporter: MGTWLTRNVRVLSAVSFLQDTASELLYPLLPIYLTAVLGAPPAVVGAIEGAAEGAASLTKLASGPLGDRFARRPLIATGYGMAALGKVIVAAAGAWQGVLAGRVVDRLGKGLRGAPRDALLVADIDERHRGRVFGFHRAMDTFGAVVGPLLGLAGYELLDHRIAPLLWVAVVPAVLSVALVFLSKERRRPAPTTRPPLFARVKDLPRRYWRTTGILVAFGIINFPDALLLLRLNEIGFSVVEVILAYVGYNAVYALSSYPAGLLADRIGRVPVFGIGLMFFAIGYTGLGLTTDPLAAWLLIGAYGLFTGCTDGVGKAWISTLVGADLQASAQGVFQGASGFAILIAGVWAGLAWGKDGTVPLLISGSVGAVFAIAMLTAGYLRRNGGAPAPAI, encoded by the coding sequence ATGGGCACCTGGCTGACGCGCAATGTCCGGGTGCTCTCCGCGGTGTCGTTCCTTCAGGACACCGCCAGTGAGCTGCTCTACCCGCTGTTGCCCATCTACCTGACCGCCGTGTTGGGCGCCCCACCCGCTGTCGTCGGCGCGATCGAGGGTGCCGCCGAGGGGGCGGCGTCGCTGACCAAACTCGCCTCGGGGCCGCTGGGCGACCGGTTCGCGCGACGCCCACTCATCGCCACCGGGTACGGGATGGCTGCCCTCGGCAAGGTGATCGTCGCCGCCGCGGGCGCCTGGCAGGGAGTTCTCGCAGGTCGGGTCGTCGACCGGCTGGGAAAGGGATTGCGCGGGGCCCCGCGTGACGCCCTCCTGGTCGCCGATATCGATGAGCGCCACCGCGGCCGGGTGTTCGGCTTCCATCGCGCCATGGACACCTTCGGCGCGGTCGTCGGGCCACTCCTGGGGCTGGCCGGGTACGAGCTGCTGGACCATCGGATCGCGCCGCTGCTGTGGGTGGCCGTCGTACCCGCCGTGCTCAGTGTCGCGCTGGTGTTCCTGTCCAAGGAGCGCAGACGTCCCGCACCCACGACGCGGCCACCGCTCTTCGCGCGCGTCAAGGACCTTCCGCGCCGGTACTGGCGCACCACGGGCATCCTCGTTGCGTTCGGAATCATCAATTTCCCCGACGCCCTGCTGCTGTTGCGGCTCAACGAGATCGGCTTCTCGGTCGTCGAGGTGATCCTGGCCTATGTCGGTTACAACGCGGTCTACGCGCTGAGCAGCTATCCGGCCGGGCTGCTGGCCGACCGGATCGGCCGGGTGCCGGTGTTCGGTATCGGGCTGATGTTCTTTGCCATCGGCTACACCGGGCTGGGGCTGACCACCGATCCGCTGGCCGCCTGGCTGCTGATCGGTGCGTACGGACTGTTCACCGGCTGCACCGACGGCGTCGGCAAGGCGTGGATCTCCACCCTGGTCGGTGCCGATCTGCAGGCCAGTGCGCAGGGTGTCTTCCAGGGTGCGAGCGGGTTCGCGATCCTGATCGCCGGCGTATGGGCCGGGCTGGCCTGGGGGAAGGACGGCACCGTGCCGCTGTTGATCTCCGGCAGTGTCGGTGCGGTGTTCGCGATCGCGATGCTGACGGCCGGCTACCTCAGGCGGAACGGCGGAGCCCCGGCCCCGGCGATCTGA
- a CDS encoding diiron oxygenase yields MTASLKSQTTRAEFAERLLKGSVRKSYAPIVDIDWDAPLEADKFFLPPKVVSLYGTSLWEAMSRAEQIELSRQELVNTLSAGIWFENILNQSLLRKMMHQDPTAATTHYELTELGDETRHMVMFGKAIAKVGADPILPRLYQRVIINGLPFVFRGSVLWVAALIGEEIFDSLQRQMMDDPELQPMVQRLMRIHVTEEARHIQFARDGLRKRTPSMSRWKRFWVGNLNGAGGLFFRFLFTNKVQYRRVGLEARAARRMARASAHRREVQIAGFAPLAAFLEEVGLMGPIARRVWRRTGFLPAKGPAVAHAEDDDCGTFVEDVYDGPATVDGHAVRVRLTGHLDPIDGRYHWQGTVFDAPAETPRGAVPVVIDGNTVTGRCTERTQQGGYQIAGAGAPPFRLR; encoded by the coding sequence ATGACGGCTTCGCTGAAATCCCAGACCACGCGTGCGGAATTCGCCGAGCGGCTACTGAAGGGGTCGGTACGCAAGTCCTACGCCCCGATCGTCGATATCGACTGGGATGCCCCGCTGGAGGCGGACAAATTCTTCCTGCCCCCCAAGGTGGTCTCGCTCTACGGCACCTCGTTGTGGGAGGCGATGAGCCGGGCCGAGCAGATCGAGCTGTCCCGGCAGGAGCTGGTGAACACGCTGTCCGCCGGCATCTGGTTCGAGAACATCCTCAATCAGTCGCTGCTGCGCAAGATGATGCATCAAGACCCGACCGCGGCCACCACGCACTATGAGCTGACCGAACTGGGCGACGAGACCCGGCACATGGTGATGTTCGGCAAGGCCATCGCGAAGGTCGGTGCGGACCCGATCCTGCCCCGGCTGTACCAGCGCGTCATCATCAACGGGCTGCCGTTCGTCTTCCGCGGATCGGTGCTCTGGGTGGCAGCCCTGATCGGCGAGGAGATCTTCGACTCGCTGCAACGGCAGATGATGGACGATCCCGAGCTGCAGCCGATGGTGCAGCGGCTGATGCGGATTCACGTCACCGAGGAGGCCCGCCACATCCAGTTCGCGCGCGACGGCCTGCGCAAGCGCACCCCGTCGATGTCGCGCTGGAAGCGCTTCTGGGTCGGCAATCTCAACGGCGCGGGCGGCCTGTTCTTCCGATTCCTGTTCACCAACAAGGTGCAGTACCGCCGGGTCGGCCTGGAGGCGCGGGCGGCGCGCAGGATGGCTCGCGCGTCCGCGCACCGGCGCGAGGTGCAGATCGCCGGGTTCGCCCCGTTGGCCGCGTTCCTCGAGGAGGTCGGCCTGATGGGCCCGATCGCGAGGCGGGTCTGGCGGCGCACCGGGTTTCTGCCCGCGAAGGGTCCCGCCGTCGCACACGCCGAGGATGACGACTGCGGAACCTTCGTAGAAGACGTCTACGACGGACCCGCCACCGTGGACGGCCACGCGGTACGGGTCCGGCTGACAGGACATCTCGATCCGATCGACGGCAGGTACCACTGGCAGGGCACCGTGTTCGACGCGCCGGCCGAGACCCCACGCGGCGCGGTGCCGGTCGTCATCGACGGCAATACCGTGACGGGCCGGTGCACCGAGCGCACCCAACAGGGCGGTTATCAGATCGCCGGGGCCGGGGCTCCGCCGTTCCGCCTGAGGTAG
- a CDS encoding DUF732 domain-containing protein codes for MKLAITTTGLVAAALVVGTAGAAPAAADPSFDRDPDTNFAHQLHTVGIYGQKDYNAWIGKIMCKRMYNNVDTDAAQTATFVRNQLDRDSSTEQVWQFVGLAVDYYCPEKRGDIDHAA; via the coding sequence ATGAAACTCGCCATCACCACCACCGGGTTGGTTGCGGCGGCACTTGTTGTCGGCACCGCGGGCGCGGCCCCGGCGGCCGCGGATCCGTCGTTCGACCGGGATCCCGACACCAACTTCGCCCATCAGCTGCACACCGTGGGGATCTACGGGCAGAAGGATTACAACGCCTGGATCGGCAAGATCATGTGCAAGCGGATGTACAACAACGTCGACACCGATGCGGCGCAGACGGCGACGTTCGTACGGAATCAACTGGACCGCGACAGCAGCACCGAGCAGGTGTGGCAGTTCGTGGGGCTGGCCGTCGACTACTACTGCCCCGAAAAACGCGGCGACATCGACCACGCCGCCTAG
- a CDS encoding MmpS family transport accessory protein yields the protein MVYAVLKRFWVPLLLTVVVAIGAYAIVRIRDSGHHTPAVAEQSGITANFNPKHITYDVTGSGGTVTVNYLDENGQPHLIENAPLPWSFTIVTTLPSMSANIMAQGDRDVSDLKCRVTVDGNVRDDRTSTDTVKPFIYCLVKSV from the coding sequence ATGGTGTACGCAGTACTGAAGCGGTTCTGGGTGCCGCTGCTCTTGACGGTGGTTGTTGCCATCGGCGCCTACGCGATAGTGCGGATCCGGGATTCGGGCCACCACACGCCTGCCGTCGCTGAGCAATCGGGGATCACCGCCAACTTCAACCCGAAACACATCACCTACGACGTCACCGGTTCGGGGGGAACGGTGACGGTCAACTATCTCGATGAGAACGGGCAACCGCATCTGATCGAGAATGCGCCCCTGCCATGGTCTTTCACCATCGTCACGACGCTGCCGTCGATGTCGGCCAACATCATGGCCCAGGGTGATCGCGACGTCAGCGATCTCAAGTGCCGAGTCACCGTGGACGGAAACGTGCGAGATGACCGGACGAGCACCGACACCGTCAAACCGTTCATCTACTGCTTGGTGAAATCCGTATGA
- a CDS encoding DUF5709 domain-containing protein: MSSPDSPEETAGLYSVDDDDQLTQEDTLLDRGVNDLLDEGYSPPEKWQEPRDHDTLDEFLAAEVPDPAMQLDEAFVPDEQAGDDEVGGVRSGRLVAPNGGSGEDDESDLIGTDVGIDGGAASAEEAAVHVIDE, encoded by the coding sequence ATGAGTAGTCCGGATAGCCCCGAAGAGACCGCAGGCCTGTACAGCGTCGACGATGACGATCAGCTGACGCAGGAGGACACCCTGCTCGACCGCGGTGTCAACGATCTCCTGGACGAGGGCTACTCGCCGCCGGAGAAATGGCAGGAACCGCGCGATCACGACACGCTCGACGAGTTCCTGGCCGCGGAGGTCCCGGACCCCGCGATGCAACTGGACGAGGCCTTCGTCCCGGACGAACAGGCCGGAGACGACGAGGTGGGCGGTGTCCGGTCGGGCCGGTTGGTCGCACCCAACGGGGGCTCCGGCGAGGACGACGAATCGGATCTGATCGGTACCGATGTCGGCATCGACGGCGGGGCGGCTTCCGCGGAAGAAGCCGCCGTGCACGTCATCGACGAGTGA
- a CDS encoding MFS transporter, with protein sequence MTPTLARPHRPHSVVAPDPTVRWLAVFALALGGFAIGTTEFVAMGLLPDIAASLHISEPTAGHVISAYALGVVIGAPLIAALTARMNRKTLVLALMVLFTLGNLASVFAPTYGTLMAARFVAGIPHGAFFGIAALIAAHLMGPQNRAKAVAHVLTGLTVATVVGVPAASALGQHFGWRSAFGLVVGIGLVTLTAIWFWVPTLRSMHITSPLTELGALRRVQVWLALLVGMVGFGGMFAVYTYVATTMTDVAGLPRALVPLALMAFGLGMVIGNLAGGRMADISVVRGLYLSISALGVVLALFVLAAHNPWTALPGLFLIGAAGAAIGPALQTRLMDVAHDAQTLAAALNHSALNIANAAGAWIGGVVIAAGYGYTAPAVAGALLAVAGLVVLTLSVLLQRRR encoded by the coding sequence GTGACCCCCACCCTTGCCCGGCCACACCGGCCCCACTCCGTCGTCGCGCCCGACCCGACCGTGCGCTGGCTGGCGGTGTTCGCGCTGGCCCTGGGTGGTTTCGCGATCGGTACCACCGAGTTCGTGGCGATGGGGCTGCTGCCCGATATCGCCGCGAGCCTGCACATCTCCGAGCCGACCGCGGGGCATGTCATCTCCGCCTACGCCCTCGGTGTGGTGATCGGCGCCCCGCTGATTGCGGCGTTGACCGCGCGGATGAACCGCAAGACCCTGGTGCTCGCCCTCATGGTGCTGTTCACACTCGGCAATCTGGCCAGCGTGTTCGCCCCGACCTACGGCACCCTGATGGCCGCCCGATTCGTCGCGGGTATCCCGCACGGCGCCTTCTTCGGAATCGCCGCGTTGATCGCCGCGCACCTGATGGGCCCGCAGAACCGCGCGAAGGCCGTCGCACACGTGCTCACCGGTCTCACCGTGGCCACCGTCGTGGGCGTCCCGGCCGCCTCGGCTCTGGGCCAGCATTTCGGCTGGCGCAGCGCCTTCGGCCTCGTGGTGGGCATCGGGCTGGTCACCCTGACCGCCATCTGGTTCTGGGTGCCGACCCTGCGCAGCATGCACATCACCAGCCCGCTCACCGAACTCGGAGCGCTGCGCCGGGTGCAGGTGTGGCTGGCCCTGCTGGTCGGAATGGTCGGCTTCGGCGGCATGTTCGCCGTCTACACCTACGTGGCCACCACCATGACCGACGTCGCCGGGTTGCCGCGCGCCCTCGTACCGCTGGCGCTGATGGCCTTCGGCCTCGGCATGGTGATCGGCAATCTGGCCGGGGGCCGGATGGCCGACATCTCGGTGGTCCGTGGGCTGTACCTGTCGATCAGCGCGCTCGGCGTGGTGCTCGCCCTGTTCGTGCTGGCCGCCCACAATCCGTGGACCGCGCTGCCGGGGCTGTTCCTCATCGGGGCCGCGGGAGCCGCCATCGGTCCGGCACTGCAGACCCGGCTGATGGACGTCGCGCACGATGCCCAGACGCTGGCCGCGGCGCTGAACCACTCCGCACTGAACATCGCCAACGCCGCCGGAGCCTGGATCGGCGGGGTGGTGATCGCCGCAGGGTACGGCTACACCGCTCCGGCGGTGGCCGGTGCACTGCTCGCGGTGGCAGGTCTGGTGGTGCTGACGCTGTCGGTTCTGCTGCAGCGCCGCCGCTGA
- a CDS encoding LLM class flavin-dependent oxidoreductase — protein sequence MRFTYAEAMTDPTYYIPLAKAADEAGYHAMTIPDSIAYPEVSDSKYLYTADGNREFLDGKSFIESFSLIGALSAVTTKLHFNIFVLKLPIRPPALVAKQAGSLAALFGNRLGLGVGTSPWPEDYEIMGVPFARRGKRIDECIDVIRGLTSGDYFEYHGEFYDIPSIKMTPAPTKPVPILVGGHADAALKRAARNDGWMHGGGDPDELDPLLKKLQQYRETEERIGLADEFQVHVISIDGFSLDGVKRLEDKGVTDVIVGFRVPYIMGDDTEPLDAKIRNLEWFAENVIAKAT from the coding sequence ATGCGGTTCACCTATGCGGAAGCGATGACAGACCCGACCTACTACATCCCGCTCGCCAAGGCGGCCGATGAGGCCGGTTACCACGCCATGACCATTCCTGACAGCATCGCGTACCCGGAGGTGTCGGACTCCAAATATCTGTACACCGCGGACGGCAACCGCGAATTCCTCGACGGCAAATCCTTCATCGAGTCCTTCTCGCTCATCGGCGCACTATCGGCCGTCACCACCAAGCTGCACTTCAACATCTTCGTGCTGAAGCTGCCCATCCGGCCGCCGGCACTGGTCGCCAAACAGGCCGGGTCGCTGGCCGCACTGTTCGGCAACCGGCTGGGCCTCGGCGTCGGCACCAGCCCGTGGCCCGAGGACTACGAGATCATGGGTGTGCCGTTCGCCCGGCGCGGCAAGCGGATCGACGAGTGCATCGACGTCATTCGCGGCCTCACCTCGGGCGACTACTTCGAGTATCACGGCGAGTTCTACGACATCCCCAGCATCAAGATGACACCCGCGCCGACCAAGCCGGTGCCCATCCTGGTCGGCGGGCACGCCGACGCCGCGCTCAAACGCGCCGCGCGCAATGACGGCTGGATGCACGGCGGCGGAGATCCCGACGAACTCGACCCGCTATTGAAGAAGCTCCAGCAGTACCGCGAGACCGAGGAGCGGATCGGGCTGGCCGACGAATTCCAGGTCCACGTCATCTCGATCGACGGGTTCTCCCTGGACGGGGTGAAACGCCTGGAGGACAAGGGGGTCACCGATGTGATCGTCGGCTTCCGGGTCCCCTACATCATGGGCGACGATACCGAGCCGCTGGACGCCAAGATCCGCAACCTGGAGTGGTTCGCCGAGAACGTCATCGCGAAAGCTACGTAG
- a CDS encoding ROK family protein, which yields MATAGDVFTQIRERGETTRADIATATGLSRTAVAARIAALTAAGLVLEGEQVPSTGGRPATPVSFNVDAGVVLSVSVGISRTRLAVCDLAGTVLRLSDIDQEVALGPDDLMPDVAKRLDALLEEYPDAEVFGIGLSLPGPVDRERGCSRDSPILRGWDGVALRPYFDDVIRLGNVPVILDNDANAIALAERGGELEGHSDLLVLKASTGLGAGIIAGGALQRGASGAAGEFGHNKIAVAAGRACRCGDTGCLETVAGGWAIVHELQQQGYAVRHLRDVVELANGGDPETRRMIRDSGRYVGEGISPAVNLLNPKVLVITGDMAGAYDIFVAGLRQALYGNATAMATRELEVVASVHGGAAAPVGGAVMALDEVLSARAVDALLAT from the coding sequence ATGGCCACCGCCGGCGATGTGTTCACCCAGATCAGGGAGCGCGGGGAAACCACGCGCGCCGACATCGCCACCGCGACGGGGCTGTCCCGGACCGCCGTGGCGGCGCGCATCGCGGCGCTCACGGCAGCCGGTCTGGTACTCGAAGGTGAGCAGGTGCCCTCGACCGGTGGGCGACCGGCGACCCCGGTGAGCTTCAATGTCGACGCGGGCGTCGTGCTGTCGGTCTCCGTCGGTATCAGCCGGACCCGGCTGGCGGTCTGTGACCTGGCGGGCACCGTCCTGCGGCTGTCGGATATCGACCAAGAGGTGGCCCTGGGTCCCGACGACCTGATGCCCGATGTCGCCAAGCGTCTCGACGCTCTGCTCGAGGAGTACCCCGATGCCGAGGTGTTCGGTATCGGGTTGAGCCTGCCCGGCCCGGTGGATCGCGAACGGGGTTGCAGCCGGGATTCGCCGATCCTGCGCGGCTGGGACGGGGTGGCGCTGCGCCCGTATTTCGACGACGTGATCCGGCTGGGCAACGTCCCGGTGATCCTGGACAACGACGCCAACGCGATCGCACTCGCCGAGCGCGGCGGAGAGCTCGAGGGGCACAGCGACCTGTTGGTGCTCAAGGCCTCGACCGGTCTGGGCGCGGGCATCATCGCCGGTGGTGCGCTGCAGCGGGGGGCCTCCGGGGCCGCGGGCGAGTTCGGCCACAACAAGATCGCCGTCGCGGCCGGTCGCGCTTGCCGGTGCGGCGACACCGGATGCCTGGAGACCGTCGCCGGCGGCTGGGCGATCGTGCACGAACTGCAGCAGCAGGGCTACGCCGTGCGGCATCTGCGCGATGTCGTCGAGTTGGCCAACGGCGGCGACCCCGAGACCCGCCGGATGATCCGCGACAGCGGGCGCTACGTCGGTGAAGGCATCTCACCCGCGGTGAACCTGCTCAACCCGAAGGTGCTCGTCATCACCGGCGATATGGCCGGTGCCTATGACATCTTCGTCGCGGGCTTGCGACAAGCGTTGTACGGCAACGCGACTGCGATGGCAACTCGCGAGCTGGAGGTGGTGGCCTCGGTGCACGGCGGTGCGGCGGCACCGGTGGGCGGTGCCGTCATGGCGCTGGACGAGGTGCTCAGCGCCCGCGCCGTCGACGCGCTACTGGCTACGTAG
- a CDS encoding RND family transporter: MSTAHSAPHRPRIAHLIRVLAIPVILFWIALAVILAVVTPPLDTIADQHAVSLSPKGSAAFQSMLNIGKKFQQFDSDSTAMVVLEGQDKLGASAHDYYNEIVKKLNADHQHVQNVQDYWSDPLTAAGSQSVDGKAAYVQLFLSGAQGTTPSHESVAAVRDIVNSVAAPPGVKAYVTGNTVLVTDTSVAGHKSMAVMALLSIAVIIVMLLIIYRSIVTMLLSLVIIGIELFAAQGVVATAGNLNIIGLTPYAVSMVVMLTIAAGTDYVIFLLGRYHEARSNGLDREDAFYWAYHGVSHVIIGSGLTIVGATMCLSFTTLPYFNTMGLPCAIAILTVIAAALTLAPAVLAVSSRFGLLDPKRPIDARGWRKVGTTVVRWPIPIVVVTTAIAIIGFLSLMTYVPQYNDDKFTPADMPSNQAMAIAEKHFSKARMNPELLMLEADHDLRNPADMLVIDRVAKAVVHMRGIDRVQTITRPLGAPIEHSSLPYLMGAQNAGTLQAAQFNNDNSAQMLEQADEMSKTIASMQRMLTITTELVDTTHTMVGDTHDLVSTTQQLRDNIADFDDFFRPLRNYFYWEPHCFDIPMCHSLRSIFDALDGIDALSDKFGNMAADLDKMDQLMPQMLPVLRSTIDSMTRMRDFMVATHSVMAGTQAQQQELAKGETEMGLYFDQAKNDDFFYLPPDVFQNPDFQRGLKMFVSPDGKAVRFIITHQGDPASVEGIKHVQDMRAVVADAVKGTPLSNAQVSLAGTASLYNDMQNGVTIDLAIAVIAAMILIFAIMLLITRSVVAALVIVGTVAASLGTACGLSVLLWQDILGLGVQWIVIPLSMVILLAVGSDYNLLVVSRLKEEIHAGLNTGIIRGMGATGRVVTAAGLVFAFTMMSMIVSELRVVGQLGMTIGIGLIVDTLIVRSFMTPSIAAALGRWFWWPLNTIKITHPAATPPAGPDPDEPHTAPIPAPSAP; encoded by the coding sequence ATGAGCACAGCACATTCAGCACCGCATCGCCCGCGCATCGCACACCTGATCCGGGTGCTGGCCATTCCGGTGATCCTGTTTTGGATCGCCCTCGCGGTCATCTTGGCTGTCGTAACACCGCCGCTGGACACCATCGCCGATCAGCATGCGGTGTCGTTGAGCCCCAAGGGCTCGGCGGCGTTTCAGTCGATGCTGAATATCGGCAAGAAGTTTCAGCAATTCGACTCCGACTCGACGGCGATGGTCGTGCTCGAAGGCCAGGACAAGCTGGGGGCCAGCGCCCACGACTATTACAACGAGATCGTCAAGAAACTCAACGCCGATCACCAGCACGTGCAGAACGTGCAGGATTACTGGAGTGATCCGCTGACCGCGGCGGGTTCGCAGAGTGTGGACGGTAAAGCTGCCTACGTTCAGCTCTTCCTCAGCGGTGCGCAGGGCACCACCCCGAGTCACGAGTCGGTGGCCGCGGTGCGCGACATCGTCAACTCGGTTGCCGCCCCGCCAGGGGTGAAGGCCTACGTGACAGGCAACACCGTCTTGGTCACCGACACTTCGGTTGCCGGGCATAAGAGTATGGCGGTGATGGCGCTGCTCTCGATCGCGGTGATCATCGTGATGTTGCTCATCATCTATCGCTCGATCGTGACGATGCTGCTGTCGCTGGTGATCATCGGTATCGAACTGTTCGCCGCCCAGGGTGTGGTGGCCACTGCGGGCAACCTGAACATCATCGGTTTGACCCCGTACGCGGTGAGCATGGTGGTGATGCTGACGATTGCGGCAGGTACGGACTATGTCATTTTCCTGCTGGGTCGCTACCACGAGGCCAGGTCGAACGGGCTGGACCGCGAAGACGCGTTTTACTGGGCCTACCATGGCGTTTCGCACGTCATCATCGGTTCCGGCCTGACCATCGTGGGTGCGACGATGTGCTTGTCGTTCACCACGCTGCCGTACTTCAACACCATGGGTCTGCCGTGTGCCATCGCCATCTTGACCGTCATCGCCGCCGCGCTGACGCTGGCTCCGGCGGTGCTTGCGGTGTCGTCGCGCTTCGGCCTGCTGGACCCCAAACGCCCCATAGACGCCCGTGGGTGGCGCAAAGTTGGCACCACCGTGGTGCGGTGGCCGATCCCGATCGTGGTGGTCACCACGGCCATCGCGATCATCGGCTTCCTGAGCCTGATGACCTATGTGCCCCAATACAACGACGACAAATTCACCCCGGCAGACATGCCGTCCAACCAGGCCATGGCTATCGCCGAGAAACACTTCTCCAAAGCGCGGATGAACCCAGAATTGCTGATGCTGGAAGCTGATCACGATCTGCGCAACCCCGCCGACATGCTGGTGATCGACCGCGTCGCCAAGGCTGTGGTGCATATGCGCGGTATCGATCGCGTACAGACCATCACCCGCCCCCTGGGCGCGCCGATCGAGCACAGCTCGCTGCCCTACCTCATGGGCGCCCAGAACGCCGGGACGCTGCAGGCTGCGCAGTTCAACAACGACAACTCGGCCCAGATGCTGGAGCAGGCCGACGAGATGAGCAAGACCATCGCCAGCATGCAACGCATGCTGACCATCACCACCGAACTGGTCGACACGACGCACACGATGGTCGGAGACACCCACGACCTGGTGTCCACGACACAGCAGTTACGGGACAACATCGCCGATTTCGACGACTTCTTCCGGCCGCTACGCAACTACTTCTATTGGGAACCGCACTGTTTCGACATCCCGATGTGCCATTCACTGCGATCCATCTTCGATGCGCTCGACGGTATCGACGCGCTGTCGGACAAGTTCGGCAACATGGCTGCGGATCTGGACAAGATGGACCAGTTGATGCCCCAGATGCTGCCGGTGCTGCGCTCGACCATCGACTCGATGACCAGGATGCGTGACTTCATGGTCGCCACCCACAGTGTGATGGCCGGAACCCAGGCCCAGCAACAGGAGCTGGCCAAGGGCGAAACCGAAATGGGTCTGTACTTCGACCAGGCCAAGAACGACGACTTCTTCTACCTGCCCCCGGACGTCTTCCAGAACCCCGACTTCCAGCGCGGCTTGAAGATGTTCGTCTCCCCGGACGGCAAAGCGGTGCGCTTCATCATCACCCATCAAGGTGATCCGGCATCGGTGGAGGGAATCAAGCACGTCCAGGATATGCGGGCCGTCGTCGCCGACGCCGTGAAAGGCACACCGCTGTCGAACGCCCAAGTGTCCCTTGCCGGTACCGCCTCGCTCTACAACGACATGCAAAACGGGGTGACCATCGACCTGGCGATCGCCGTCATCGCCGCGATGATCCTGATCTTCGCGATCATGTTGCTCATCACCCGCAGTGTGGTGGCAGCGTTGGTCATCGTGGGCACCGTGGCCGCCTCTTTGGGTACCGCCTGCGGGCTTTCGGTGCTGCTGTGGCAGGACATCCTGGGTCTGGGTGTGCAGTGGATCGTCATCCCGCTGTCCATGGTGATCCTGCTGGCGGTCGGCTCGGACTACAACCTCCTGGTCGTATCGCGACTGAAAGAGGAAATCCACGCCGGGCTGAACACCGGCATCATCCGCGGCATGGGCGCCACCGGACGCGTCGTCACCGCCGCTGGTCTGGTGTTCGCCTTCACCATGATGTCGATGATCGTTTCGGAGCTGCGCGTGGTCGGTCAGCTCGGCATGACGATCGGTATCGGGCTGATCGTCGACACACTGATCGTGCGCTCGTTCATGACCCCGTCCATCGCCGCCGCGCTGGGACGCTGGTTCTGGTGGCCACTGAACACCATCAAAATCACCCATCCGGCCGCCACACCGCCGGCAGGGCCCGATCCTGACGAACCCCACACCGCGCCCATCCCTGCGCCCAGCGCGCCGTGA
- a CDS encoding DUF5078 domain-containing protein, with amino-acid sequence MRTNFRNAARIGLAAAALAGAITTGIATSAVSSADATDDYPIPNRILRTPCTAEQIMAAARDVEPVYYERYMIDYNNKPAADQQGAQDRIHWFFSMDYAGRRQYSEDTATNAFYEQMSWRWPNWAKLFFNNKGVAAHTTDICQNYPAGDMSVWDWH; translated from the coding sequence ATGCGCACCAACTTTCGGAACGCCGCCCGGATAGGCCTGGCCGCCGCCGCCCTGGCCGGCGCCATCACCACCGGCATCGCCACCTCCGCAGTCTCTTCAGCAGATGCCACCGACGACTACCCCATCCCCAACCGCATCCTGCGCACCCCGTGCACCGCCGAACAGATCATGGCCGCCGCCCGCGACGTCGAACCCGTCTACTACGAGCGCTACATGATCGACTACAACAACAAACCCGCCGCCGACCAACAAGGCGCCCAAGACCGCATCCACTGGTTCTTCTCCATGGACTACGCCGGCCGCCGGCAATACTCCGAAGACACCGCCACCAACGCCTTCTACGAACAAATGTCCTGGCGCTGGCCCAACTGGGCCAAACTGTTCTTCAACAACAAAGGCGTCGCCGCCCACACCACCGACATCTGCCAGAACTACCCGGCAGGCGACATGTCCGTCTGGGACTGGCACTAA